Proteins encoded in a region of the Salinicoccus sp. RF5 genome:
- a CDS encoding PD-(D/E)XK nuclease family protein, with protein sequence MGINIWTGISGTGKTQRMFDEINAITSEAPLGSSIYIVTPTQNTLRYENIITNPTGENPSVGSLRTAVFSFSRLMWHIFNETGHSTRDALSESGHIMLLHKMMNEMKSEFEFYRDSAQYIKFSGKVLDMLSEFRAYRVSPDDFGRIETPSGRIRDKMHDLEIIYRNWEKRITELQIEDINLADQFINLLYSDTPIRSLEDAVIYIDGFHNFTESEFALIQALETRVREINLLLTHQGTNKQLFRKTDSVIERLRYHMGDHKLSFEHFGEDFRRSSRNGLIQVERYFDRNESIYDYDGVVFTEAPNVLEEVNDVAREVESLVFDGKAQYTDIGVLYRDANYEPVLQSVFRRYGISYHIDQKVPMHAHPFIQFIMSLLECYMRNYEFGAFMNVLKTGYLCEASKRHYIDQLENFVLERGLSGASLFDDEQFRYHTEVTDEGIRRVDKSDAYAGMIDFKNEVLEKLENIFREFRKEGTVRDYINTIYDFIVDEGIIDVLAEEMQALDERNEIQVRDETEQAYNMFIRLLDDAYTVFDDEEVPFTLFYETFIDGLKNAEFSLLPSTIDQVMVGSLDLSKVENKKYIFIIGLNRDVMPRESRNTEIISDEEKTVFEHADIELSPSSRTLAQDERFVFYLGVTRATEGLYLSWSSTLPSGEATKISPFLEELLPGEARVKHYDYRRTSEYDRFNPSRLITSIESMEPLLHLKMREMMTAPVGSPEAFLELPEYRGWIEAYHILMKERWHDVYPRLKRNLTYDNRAEPLTREAAEALYTPEMNASVSRFESFFRCPFQHFSRYGLKLKVRKPYQVAPLELGNLYHEVLYDVVKSLDYTLRHPDEKIRGQVAESIERFSQAIQFGIFEHTGYYKSLKSRARDAIIKLLLFMKDIEALGHYRIADVELSFGFRDSPMEEVTLTSNDGYKIHLRGKIDRVDMYETKDGAYVNLIDYKSSTRSISREGVLNGLELQMMTYMHVLMDQGRKYFGKEKIMPNSMLFFPVRDPLLSLDDEAALEAAEAEHKKRMRPDGVFINEHAEYDAQLDETSIGIQGMLADLDDFKEYNRYLPISVSKNGKINARTRGKYFSPELFRHYADHIMDMYRNATDEIYGGEVLASPMATDAGNTRLACEMCDFKSACHIDALMNRQDIRKNELDEEAVSLFESEVSIDGPVDR encoded by the coding sequence ATGGGAATCAACATCTGGACAGGAATAAGCGGAACTGGAAAGACGCAGCGCATGTTCGATGAGATAAATGCCATCACAAGTGAAGCACCGCTCGGTTCGAGCATCTATATCGTCACCCCTACCCAGAATACATTACGCTATGAGAACATCATCACCAACCCGACGGGGGAGAACCCAAGTGTCGGGAGTCTGCGTACCGCGGTGTTCAGCTTCTCGCGATTGATGTGGCACATCTTCAATGAGACGGGGCATTCGACACGGGATGCACTGTCCGAGAGCGGCCACATCATGCTGCTCCATAAGATGATGAATGAGATGAAGTCTGAATTCGAGTTCTATCGCGACAGCGCGCAGTACATAAAATTCTCCGGCAAGGTGCTGGATATGCTGAGTGAATTCCGTGCCTACCGTGTATCACCTGACGATTTCGGACGCATCGAGACCCCTTCCGGCCGCATCCGGGACAAGATGCATGATCTTGAAATCATCTACCGAAATTGGGAAAAGCGCATCACGGAACTCCAGATAGAGGACATCAATCTGGCCGACCAGTTCATCAACCTTCTGTATTCGGATACGCCGATCCGCTCGCTCGAGGACGCCGTCATCTACATCGATGGCTTCCACAACTTCACAGAGAGCGAGTTCGCCCTGATCCAGGCGCTTGAGACACGGGTGAGGGAAATCAACCTGCTGCTGACCCATCAGGGGACGAACAAGCAGCTGTTCCGGAAGACGGATTCAGTCATCGAACGCCTGCGTTACCACATGGGTGACCACAAGCTCTCCTTCGAGCATTTCGGGGAGGACTTCAGACGTTCCAGCAGGAATGGGCTCATCCAGGTCGAACGGTACTTCGACCGGAACGAATCGATCTACGACTATGACGGGGTCGTATTCACCGAGGCGCCGAACGTCCTTGAGGAAGTCAATGATGTGGCACGGGAGGTCGAGTCGCTCGTCTTCGATGGGAAGGCCCAGTACACCGACATCGGTGTACTCTATCGGGACGCCAACTATGAACCCGTGCTCCAGTCGGTCTTCCGCCGGTACGGAATCTCCTATCATATCGACCAGAAAGTGCCCATGCACGCCCACCCGTTCATCCAGTTCATCATGAGCCTCCTGGAGTGCTACATGCGGAACTATGAGTTCGGCGCATTCATGAATGTGCTGAAGACGGGATACCTGTGCGAAGCATCAAAGCGGCACTACATCGATCAGCTCGAGAACTTCGTGCTGGAGCGCGGCCTGAGTGGCGCCTCCCTTTTCGATGACGAACAGTTCCGCTATCATACGGAAGTGACGGATGAAGGCATCAGGCGGGTGGACAAAAGCGATGCGTACGCCGGGATGATCGATTTCAAGAATGAAGTGCTCGAGAAGCTCGAGAATATCTTCAGGGAATTCAGGAAGGAAGGCACAGTGCGCGACTACATCAACACCATCTATGACTTCATCGTGGATGAGGGGATCATCGATGTGCTCGCCGAAGAGATGCAGGCGCTCGATGAAAGGAACGAAATCCAGGTGCGGGATGAGACCGAGCAGGCCTACAACATGTTCATCCGGCTGCTGGATGATGCCTATACGGTGTTCGATGATGAAGAGGTCCCGTTCACGCTCTTCTACGAGACTTTCATCGATGGTTTGAAGAATGCGGAGTTCAGCCTGCTGCCCTCGACGATCGACCAGGTGATGGTCGGCTCCCTCGACCTGTCGAAGGTGGAGAACAAGAAATACATCTTCATCATCGGCCTGAACAGGGACGTCATGCCGCGGGAGAGCCGCAATACGGAAATCATCTCCGATGAGGAGAAGACGGTGTTCGAACATGCGGACATCGAGCTCTCGCCAAGTTCCAGAACCCTTGCACAGGATGAACGCTTCGTCTTCTATCTTGGTGTGACACGTGCGACGGAGGGGCTCTATCTCAGCTGGTCGAGTACACTGCCGTCCGGCGAAGCGACGAAGATCAGCCCGTTCCTCGAAGAACTCCTGCCCGGGGAGGCACGTGTGAAGCATTATGACTACAGACGGACATCGGAATATGACCGCTTCAACCCGTCACGGCTCATCACCTCCATAGAAAGCATGGAGCCGCTCCTCCATCTGAAGATGCGCGAGATGATGACGGCACCCGTCGGGTCGCCGGAAGCCTTCCTCGAGCTCCCGGAATACAGGGGGTGGATCGAAGCATATCATATACTGATGAAGGAGCGCTGGCACGATGTGTACCCGCGCCTCAAGCGCAACCTGACCTATGACAACCGGGCGGAGCCGCTGACGCGCGAGGCGGCCGAGGCGCTCTATACCCCCGAGATGAATGCCAGCGTTTCACGGTTCGAATCGTTCTTCAGGTGTCCCTTCCAGCATTTCAGCCGCTACGGCCTGAAGCTCAAGGTGCGTAAACCCTATCAGGTGGCGCCGCTCGAACTCGGCAACCTGTATCATGAGGTGCTCTATGATGTCGTCAAATCGCTCGACTATACGCTGCGCCATCCGGACGAAAAAATCCGCGGACAGGTGGCGGAATCCATCGAGCGGTTTTCACAGGCGATCCAGTTCGGCATATTCGAACATACCGGCTACTATAAATCCCTGAAATCAAGGGCCCGCGACGCAATCATCAAACTGCTCCTCTTCATGAAGGACATCGAGGCGCTCGGCCACTACAGGATCGCCGATGTCGAGTTGTCATTCGGCTTCAGGGACAGCCCGATGGAGGAGGTCACGCTGACGAGCAATGATGGCTACAAGATCCATCTGCGCGGGAAGATCGACCGTGTCGACATGTACGAGACGAAGGACGGCGCCTACGTCAACCTGATCGACTACAAGTCGAGCACCCGCAGCATCTCGCGTGAAGGCGTACTGAATGGCCTCGAGCTGCAGATGATGACCTATATGCATGTGCTGATGGACCAGGGGAGGAAATACTTCGGCAAGGAGAAGATCATGCCGAACAGCATGCTCTTCTTCCCGGTCAGGGACCCGCTCCTGTCACTCGATGACGAAGCGGCTCTGGAAGCGGCGGAAGCCGAGCACAAGAAGCGCATGCGGCCGGATGGCGTATTCATCAATGAGCATGCGGAATATGACGCTCAGCTCGATGAGACGTCCATCGGAATACAGGGGATGCTTGCGGATCTCGATGATTTCAAGGAATACAACAGGTATCTGCCGATATCCGTCTCGAAGAACGGCAAGATCAATGCGCGGACGCGGGGCAAGTACTTCAGTCCGGAACTCTTCCGGCATTATGCCGATCACATCATGGACATGTACAGGAATGCAACGGATGAGATATATGGCGGGGAAGTGCTCGCATCACCGATGGCGACGGATGCCGGAAATACCCGGCTCGCATGTGAGATGTGCGACTTCAAGTCCGCGTGCCACATCGATGCGCTGATGAACCGCCAGGATATACGAAAGAACGAATTGGATGAGGAAGCAGTCAGCCTATTTGAAAGTGAGGTGTCCATCGATGGTCCAGTGGACAGATAA
- a CDS encoding alpha-amylase family glycosyl hydrolase — MAVLLMGISMSNGEVAAQENDEARIYTIVVDRFLNADSGNDISVTDDEDAPLPFGGDFEGIRNHLDYIEKMGFDTLMLSPVFDKADEDYLGYDVEAYGEIEAAFGGAEAFQDLIDAAHGRDMKVVIDMPATMADGYTALEEPELNALQQSYYDMIDAEFIDFTNTDNQARYQEMAQAFVDEYDVDGLSMTIVQDGIDAETFMPEGVTTYGIIPGEGMSAEGFDHTNDPAMTNELTESFSTTDREIPEHPTDGTLLLADHWFSERFTKSAVEENMFPGTRISQLTAYLYAYPGPIAFQYGTEVALNGDDIPHVHRQMDLWTDQEVVDYIESLNNVLSQHPNMFEGEREILKNEDGHYVQRYYTSDVDFILNLNDTSVTENAEIPIESQDEGKMLSGLLIGDLLRSSDMEDDAFLAVLDREETELYAVVEERGFNNGYIYAALIIFGGFGIFIWIVARRGRKTKE, encoded by the coding sequence ATGGCGGTTCTGCTCATGGGCATATCCATGTCGAATGGAGAAGTGGCGGCCCAGGAGAACGATGAGGCACGGATCTATACGATCGTCGTCGACCGTTTCCTGAATGCCGATTCCGGGAATGACATCAGCGTCACAGACGATGAAGACGCACCATTGCCGTTTGGCGGCGACTTCGAGGGCATCCGGAACCACCTGGACTACATAGAAAAGATGGGCTTCGATACGCTGATGCTGTCTCCTGTATTCGACAAGGCGGATGAGGATTACCTCGGTTATGATGTCGAAGCCTATGGAGAGATCGAAGCGGCTTTCGGCGGTGCGGAAGCATTCCAAGATCTGATCGATGCCGCACATGGACGCGATATGAAAGTCGTCATCGACATGCCGGCCACAATGGCCGATGGCTACACGGCACTTGAGGAACCTGAACTGAATGCACTTCAGCAGAGCTATTATGATATGATCGATGCCGAATTCATCGACTTCACCAATACGGACAACCAGGCGCGGTATCAGGAGATGGCCCAGGCGTTCGTCGACGAATATGATGTCGATGGACTCAGCATGACCATCGTGCAGGATGGCATTGATGCCGAAACCTTCATGCCTGAAGGCGTGACGACCTACGGCATCATTCCAGGCGAGGGGATGTCTGCGGAAGGGTTCGACCATACGAATGACCCTGCCATGACCAATGAGCTGACTGAATCATTCAGTACGACGGACAGGGAGATTCCCGAACATCCGACCGACGGCACACTTTTGCTTGCCGACCATTGGTTCAGCGAACGCTTCACAAAGTCTGCGGTGGAAGAGAACATGTTCCCCGGCACCCGCATCAGCCAGCTCACGGCTTATCTGTATGCATATCCGGGGCCGATCGCCTTCCAATACGGAACGGAAGTCGCACTGAATGGGGACGACATACCGCACGTTCACCGTCAGATGGACCTCTGGACCGACCAGGAGGTCGTGGACTACATCGAGTCGCTCAATAACGTGCTGTCGCAGCACCCGAACATGTTTGAAGGGGAAAGGGAGATACTGAAGAACGAAGATGGACATTATGTCCAGAGATACTATACTTCCGATGTTGATTTCATACTGAATCTGAACGACACGTCGGTTACGGAAAATGCCGAAATCCCGATCGAGTCCCAGGATGAAGGAAAGATGCTGAGCGGGCTCCTGATCGGTGACCTTCTGCGCAGCAGCGACATGGAGGATGATGCCTTCCTGGCAGTGCTTGACCGCGAAGAGACGGAACTCTATGCCGTAGTCGAAGAAAGAGGATTCAACAACGGCTACATCTATGCCGCACTCATCATCTTCGGCGGGTTCGGAATCTTCATCTGGATTGTTGCGAGAAGAGGAAGAAAAACGAAAGAATAA
- a CDS encoding YisL family protein has translation MIHLHLTSLVLAIILFIITYNSIDRPDGESKYSKALHMVLRLIYLIILFTGLMLFLDFSSGDQMMYGLKFLAGLITIGLMEMALIKQRKKGTGRNLVIALVIFLIVTIALGIYLPAGPLSAMFA, from the coding sequence ATGATACACTTGCACCTGACATCGCTGGTCCTGGCGATCATACTATTCATCATCACGTATAATTCGATCGATCGTCCGGATGGCGAATCCAAGTATTCAAAAGCACTGCATATGGTCCTGAGGCTGATCTACCTGATCATCCTGTTCACTGGCCTCATGCTGTTCCTCGACTTCAGCAGCGGTGACCAGATGATGTACGGACTTAAATTCCTTGCGGGCCTCATCACGATCGGCCTGATGGAGATGGCACTGATCAAGCAGCGCAAAAAAGGGACGGGGCGCAACCTCGTCATCGCGCTGGTCATTTTCCTGATCGTGACGATTGCCCTTGGAATCTATCTACCGGCCGGTCCGTTGAGCGCAATGTTTGCATAG
- the addA gene encoding helicase-exonuclease AddAB subunit AddA encodes MVQWTDKQLEAIEYEGSDVLVAAAAGSGKTTVLVERIIRKILEGRYSIDEIFVATFTNMSARDMKDKIEKALRQAYGEKRDPAIYTEMLKLKEAHISTLHSFCLHLIQMHYNTIGLSPDMRTLGDVEMKIRLDQVISNVLESYYDEGGEDFNTLSMMLSTDKNNDGLLNTIRDLYYTAVASPDPEGYLEGNIDQYLDEAHLKDILDAHNHNIKLKLDALMADVDQLRQHYHVVTHESIKETQVRDAFDALEGLGRTVMGAMEENREGRPVELPVFGLKDGRSAFIKNIEDPDAKAQLLAVQNRVKKRYAEIREAPAYTLDRVKAELGPLNGYSNTLIRIVLEVVERFRRQKRTRNEMDFSDYEHYALAILNASDGAVRSMYQSQFKEVMIDEYQDINRVQEAIIQSLKRGDEATGNLFMVGDVKQSIYKFRQADPSLFIEKSERFREPGSGRVISLNHNFRSRGEVIDLTNAVFERIMDREVGEVEYDETHRLVQGNYLDAPPLASECHIIEDAEGKGEDAEILHIVQVVKCLRKAGADYRDIVILTRNTRDNEAYRKLLSEAELPVFVNNRSGYLDTLEIRTMISILSIVDNPLQDDHLVGVMRLPMFNFSENDIARIRADSDCEYMYEALVGYEGPALVMKKIEEFLDTLRTLQDYARYMSVPELIDEIYLELNILEYFAGLKGGLTRRANLNGFVEKAMDFEKMSHLSLYEFITYIGRMIQDGQDFGEENTVSDDADTLRVMTIHASKGLEFNHVIYAGLHRQLNMMDVTKKVTIHPDGGIAFKRFMPEQQVLLPSIHAQVVKQIIQQERISEEMRLVYVALTRAIDQLIIPLVYKHEVTEKYSYEGGKVHADDRLSIRSIQDLLAPVLMNTPMDALEVHTIEEVEAEPQAVEYTSLEALEDLKVRGDQLLKDRILHRYPHREATETVYKESVTEIKRRNETPPDDSAIIRHDRTPNFRAPNFRNESLDAPVFGTMMHQMMMHLLNRYDALRTLDAEAQAAFIERMILEQTADDPLITPAHQTQMIQNIHRFLEDETMQQLLADQQSIHTEIPFIMNQQAIGYSSFDRQMVQGIIDALLEMEEDFVIIDYKTDRVAHTGLTEADLVERYRTQMDIYRRSIMQALGKDVTVYLYFFDYGAIKFDD; translated from the coding sequence ATGGTCCAGTGGACAGATAAGCAGCTTGAAGCCATTGAATATGAAGGATCGGACGTGCTGGTGGCAGCAGCGGCCGGCAGCGGCAAGACGACGGTCCTGGTCGAGCGGATCATCCGCAAGATCCTCGAGGGCCGCTACAGCATCGATGAAATCTTCGTGGCCACCTTCACCAACATGAGTGCACGGGACATGAAGGATAAGATAGAGAAGGCATTGCGCCAGGCGTATGGGGAGAAGCGGGATCCGGCAATCTACACCGAGATGCTCAAGCTGAAGGAGGCGCACATATCCACGCTCCACAGCTTCTGCCTGCACCTCATACAGATGCACTACAATACGATCGGCCTGTCCCCGGATATGCGGACGCTCGGGGATGTCGAGATGAAGATCCGCCTGGATCAGGTGATATCAAATGTACTCGAATCCTACTATGATGAAGGAGGAGAGGATTTCAACACGCTGTCGATGATGCTGTCGACCGACAAGAATAACGACGGGCTGTTGAATACCATCCGCGACCTCTACTATACGGCTGTGGCAAGCCCCGACCCGGAAGGCTATCTGGAAGGGAACATCGACCAGTATCTGGATGAAGCGCACCTGAAGGATATCCTGGATGCGCACAACCACAACATCAAGCTGAAGCTAGACGCCCTGATGGCCGATGTCGATCAGCTGCGCCAACATTATCATGTGGTGACGCACGAATCGATCAAGGAAACGCAGGTGCGGGATGCCTTCGACGCCCTCGAGGGCCTCGGCCGTACCGTCATGGGTGCGATGGAGGAGAACCGCGAAGGGCGGCCGGTGGAACTGCCGGTGTTCGGCCTCAAGGATGGCCGCTCTGCATTCATCAAAAACATCGAAGACCCGGACGCCAAAGCACAGCTGCTTGCAGTACAGAACCGGGTGAAGAAGCGGTATGCGGAAATCAGGGAGGCTCCGGCCTATACGCTCGACCGTGTGAAGGCTGAACTCGGCCCGCTGAACGGCTACAGCAATACCCTGATCCGCATCGTTCTGGAAGTGGTTGAACGCTTCCGCAGACAGAAGCGTACCCGCAATGAAATGGACTTCTCCGACTATGAGCATTACGCACTGGCTATCCTGAATGCATCCGACGGGGCGGTCCGATCAATGTACCAGAGCCAGTTCAAGGAGGTCATGATCGATGAATATCAGGACATCAACCGTGTCCAGGAGGCGATCATCCAATCCCTAAAAAGAGGGGATGAGGCGACGGGTAACCTGTTCATGGTGGGGGATGTCAAACAGTCCATCTATAAATTCAGGCAGGCGGATCCTTCACTCTTCATCGAAAAGTCCGAACGCTTCCGCGAACCCGGCAGCGGCCGAGTCATCAGCCTGAACCACAATTTCCGCTCCCGCGGCGAAGTGATCGATCTGACGAATGCGGTCTTCGAGCGCATCATGGACAGGGAGGTCGGGGAAGTGGAGTATGATGAAACCCACCGCCTCGTCCAGGGGAATTATCTGGATGCCCCGCCGCTCGCCTCGGAGTGCCACATCATCGAAGATGCAGAGGGCAAGGGGGAGGACGCGGAGATACTCCACATCGTCCAGGTGGTGAAGTGCCTCAGGAAAGCCGGGGCGGACTACCGGGACATCGTCATACTGACACGGAACACGAGGGATAATGAAGCCTACCGTAAACTGCTGTCGGAAGCGGAACTGCCGGTGTTCGTCAACAACCGCTCGGGCTATCTCGACACCCTTGAGATCCGCACGATGATCAGCATCCTGTCCATCGTCGACAACCCGCTCCAGGATGACCATCTGGTCGGCGTCATGCGTCTGCCGATGTTCAATTTCTCGGAGAATGACATCGCACGCATACGGGCCGATTCCGATTGCGAATACATGTATGAAGCCCTCGTCGGCTACGAGGGCCCGGCACTCGTGATGAAGAAGATCGAAGAATTCCTGGATACGCTCCGGACGCTTCAGGACTATGCAAGGTACATGAGTGTGCCGGAGCTGATCGATGAAATCTATCTTGAACTCAACATCCTGGAGTATTTCGCAGGGCTCAAGGGCGGACTTACACGCCGTGCCAATCTGAACGGCTTTGTGGAGAAGGCGATGGATTTCGAGAAGATGTCCCACCTCTCCCTCTATGAATTCATCACCTACATCGGCCGCATGATCCAGGACGGCCAGGATTTCGGCGAGGAGAATACGGTCTCCGATGATGCGGATACGCTCCGTGTCATGACCATCCACGCATCCAAGGGACTCGAATTCAACCATGTCATATATGCCGGCCTGCACAGGCAGCTGAACATGATGGATGTCACAAAGAAGGTGACAATCCACCCGGACGGGGGCATCGCCTTCAAACGCTTCATGCCGGAACAGCAGGTGCTCCTGCCGAGCATCCATGCCCAGGTCGTCAAACAGATAATCCAGCAGGAACGGATCAGTGAGGAGATGCGCCTCGTCTATGTGGCGTTGACGCGTGCCATCGACCAGCTGATCATCCCCCTCGTCTACAAGCATGAGGTGACGGAGAAGTACAGTTATGAAGGCGGAAAGGTCCATGCGGACGACAGGCTCTCCATCCGGAGCATCCAGGACCTGCTCGCCCCGGTCCTCATGAATACGCCGATGGATGCACTTGAGGTGCACACCATTGAAGAGGTGGAGGCGGAGCCCCAGGCGGTAGAATATACTTCCCTCGAAGCGCTGGAAGACCTGAAGGTCAGGGGGGACCAGCTGCTGAAGGACCGTATCCTCCACCGGTATCCGCACAGGGAGGCGACTGAGACCGTATATAAGGAATCCGTGACGGAGATCAAACGGCGCAATGAAACACCGCCTGACGACAGTGCCATCATCCGGCACGACCGCACGCCGAACTTCCGTGCCCCGAACTTCCGCAATGAATCGCTCGATGCACCGGTGTTCGGGACGATGATGCACCAGATGATGATGCATCTGCTCAACCGCTACGATGCGCTCCGCACGCTGGATGCAGAAGCGCAGGCGGCCTTCATCGAACGTATGATTCTGGAACAGACGGCCGACGATCCGCTGATCACGCCGGCACACCAGACGCAGATGATCCAGAACATCCACCGGTTCCTGGAAGATGAAACGATGCAGCAGCTGCTTGCAGACCAACAGTCGATCCACACTGAGATCCCATTCATCATGAACCAGCAGGCCATCGGCTATTCCAGTTTCGACCGGCAGATGGTGCAGGGTATAATCGATGCACTCCTCGAGATGGAGGAGGATTTCGTCATCATCGACTATAAGACGGACCGGGTGGCGCATACCGGCCTGACTGAAGCGGATCTTGTGGAAAGATACCGGACGCAGATGGACATATACAGGCGCTCGATAATGCAGGCGCTTGGGAAAGATGTTACGGTATACCTATATTTCTTTGATTATGGAGCGATTAAATTTGATGACTGA
- a CDS encoding DUF418 domain-containing protein — protein MTDNIRSSIFLGLAFLGILLMNGLYFMMPYEALNPYEYLRGSNLSTFQVLDILIGGAVVPFVALATGYLIHAFRHYGMGNLAKVAAFVLALGIVQTFFIFAFDFLPGLALMALVALLFLKAHWAVSLLAALLLFFFHLTANVLVGFFASVGSPTDIIYTAMQDVQEFTSVFRSTDYFAIIALNIELFSRNAVSTLYGLLFTVLPWLLVGMSLGRLDIVRFIRSNPVMHIILFIVLAGGGMAIKMIQVLTLGSYSGRLLAENFGGPVLALGYFLLVMYLTTIVPSSVLEVFRRMGRYFLTLYILSNVVFMLIFYGIGAGMYGEIEITAMIWTVLIILVFLMVLATVMHRYRIRSIEDLFAHNSENGINR, from the coding sequence ATGACTGACAACATACGTTCAAGCATCTTCCTAGGGCTTGCGTTCCTCGGTATACTGCTGATGAACGGCCTTTATTTCATGATGCCCTATGAAGCGTTGAACCCATATGAATATTTGAGAGGCAGCAATCTGAGCACCTTCCAGGTGCTGGATATCCTCATTGGAGGCGCCGTCGTGCCGTTTGTGGCCCTGGCCACAGGTTATCTCATCCATGCCTTCAGGCATTATGGGATGGGCAATCTCGCCAAAGTGGCAGCTTTCGTGCTGGCACTCGGCATCGTACAGACATTCTTCATATTCGCGTTTGATTTCCTGCCCGGACTCGCGCTGATGGCATTGGTGGCACTGCTCTTCCTGAAGGCGCACTGGGCGGTGTCGCTCCTGGCGGCACTGCTGCTGTTCTTCTTCCATCTGACGGCCAATGTGCTCGTCGGCTTCTTTGCGAGCGTCGGCTCCCCGACGGATATCATCTATACGGCGATGCAGGATGTCCAGGAGTTCACGAGTGTCTTCAGGAGTACGGACTACTTCGCCATCATCGCACTGAACATTGAACTGTTCTCGAGGAATGCGGTCAGCACGCTCTATGGCCTGCTGTTCACCGTACTGCCCTGGCTGCTCGTCGGCATGAGCCTCGGCAGACTCGATATCGTCCGTTTCATCCGTTCGAATCCGGTGATGCACATCATCCTCTTCATCGTACTTGCAGGCGGCGGCATGGCGATCAAGATGATCCAGGTGCTGACGCTCGGCAGCTACAGCGGCCGCCTGCTGGCTGAGAACTTCGGCGGGCCGGTCCTCGCCCTCGGTTATTTCCTGCTGGTGATGTACCTCACCACCATCGTGCCCTCTTCCGTACTGGAAGTGTTCAGACGGATGGGCAGATATTTCCTGACGCTCTACATCCTGTCCAACGTCGTCTTCATGCTGATCTTCTACGGCATAGGCGCGGGAATGTATGGGGAAATCGAGATCACTGCCATGATATGGACCGTCCTCATCATTCTGGTTTTCCTGATGGTCCTTGCAACCGTGATGCACCGTTACCGTATCAGAAGCATCGAGGATTTATTTGCGCATAATTCTGAAAATGGAATCAACAGATAG
- a CDS encoding fumarylacetoacetate hydrolase family protein, producing MKFLTFDYGNHTYYGVKVKREESAWILPKLFEAFGDEADYPKTLLDGISKYHTLDFQEHVRKLVEKAQESGDADQYKAPFNEITFRAPVTPPNNVIAFGRNYRKHAEEMNNEVQSLYVFTKAATSLVGDEATIPDHQDVTSELDYEGELGVVIGKRAEKIQSSMALDHIYGYTIINDITARDLQREHHQAFLSKSLKGGCPMGPFIVTKDELPNPEQTSIVTKVNGEIRQDGSTREMVLKLDELIAEVSKYVTLEPGDIIATGTPGGVGAGMNPPKFLQPGDEVRISINGIGTLTTYIDG from the coding sequence ATGAAATTTTTAACATTTGATTATGGGAATCATACGTATTACGGCGTCAAAGTAAAGCGTGAGGAGAGTGCCTGGATCCTTCCGAAGCTGTTCGAAGCGTTCGGGGATGAAGCGGATTATCCTAAAACCCTGCTTGACGGCATTTCAAAATACCACACGCTGGATTTCCAGGAACATGTCCGAAAATTAGTGGAAAAGGCACAAGAGTCGGGAGATGCCGACCAGTACAAGGCACCGTTCAATGAAATCACTTTCCGTGCACCCGTCACGCCGCCGAACAATGTGATTGCATTCGGACGGAACTACAGGAAGCATGCCGAAGAGATGAACAACGAAGTGCAGAGCCTCTACGTCTTCACAAAGGCGGCGACCAGCCTTGTCGGTGATGAGGCGACCATTCCGGACCATCAGGACGTCACAAGCGAACTGGATTATGAAGGGGAGCTGGGTGTCGTCATCGGTAAGCGCGCCGAGAAGATCCAGAGTTCCATGGCACTGGATCACATCTACGGCTATACGATCATCAATGACATCACTGCCCGTGACCTGCAGAGGGAACATCACCAGGCCTTCCTTTCCAAAAGCCTGAAGGGCGGATGTCCGATGGGGCCCTTCATCGTCACAAAGGATGAACTGCCGAATCCCGAGCAGACCTCCATCGTAACCAAGGTGAACGGGGAGATCAGACAGGACGGCAGCACGCGCGAGATGGTATTGAAGCTCGACGAACTGATTGCTGAAGTCTCCAAATATGTGACCCTTGAACCGGGCGACATCATCGCTACTGGAACACCGGGCGGCGTCGGCGCCGGCATGAATCCGCCGAAGTTCCTGCAGCCCGGCGATGAGGTGCGCATCTCCATCAATGGAATCGGTACATTGACGACATATATTGATGGGTAA